The window CATGCGTGTCTCACCTTGTGGGACTTCCTGTAAATAAGCTGGTTGTCTCTGATGGAGAACCAGCATCTGTAGAGAAAACAAATAATGCCAGCATATATGATGTATCACCTgataaacattattattttacattaggcagagaaacattattattattattattttttttttttaccttttccaggTTTTGGACTTTCTCCGAGAGCGCTTGAAAAGGTAACCTAGGATGATGTCATCACTGCCAGGACACCAGCTGACCAGCGTCTCTCCTGAGGCAtcctacacacacgcacaggttcttgtttaccattttcACACATACTACCAGTCACAAGTTTAGATACACTTCAGCCATGCATTCAATgaaatgaagtgtaaaaagtgatGCTAGCGATGCAGCTGTCTTACTCTCTGCTGGACCAGCAGGTGAGAGTTCTCCAGATCTTTTCTTCTGCTTGCACAGTCTCCTGAGTACTGAGACAGCTGAGGAGCAGAAACAGCACAAGGACACATGGATGGAGTTTCTGATGACCAAGCAATCAAACCTTAGAACCTTATGTGCTAAGAGGTCTGCACCTGCGCTGCCATGACCTTCATGGTGGGCTCCAGGTCTCTGAGAAGGTCGAAGCCTTGATGGAAGAAGGTGAACTGAGCGTTGACGAAGGAGAACACCTGACAACAACACAAGTACTCTCAGGGCGTGCTCATGCTGATAATCCCCAAAGTCATGGAAATTTCAGTAATACAGCAGAAGAGAAGTGGTAGAGAAGAGAAGCAATGTAGCCAAGTCATAGAGCGACTGGAATGTGATCGATCCTCGCAAGTTATGAAGGATAAAAAACACAatccataataaaaatgaattacaaaGAGTCAAAGTAATCCAAAAGTGTTAACCCACAGCACGCACACTCACCTGTGAATACATTTATGTGTGTGataaagacgtgtcatttaaTGAATGCAATAGTTCCTCTTGCAAGTTAAGTAGTGAAAGCTGCCACCTTGCATAGTAGAAACAAtcagaatgacaaaaaaataataaaataaaataaaataattcacaaagtcaggtaaattgcagtaaaacagcagaacagAAGTGATGGCGCATACACGCGCACGACGTAGCGGGGTCACAGAGTGACTGGAGTGTGATTGCTCCTCGTAAGTTATGAACGATAACCGACACACTTCAgaatagaaataaaacacaacgaGTCTGAAAAAATCATCtaaaagtcaaacccacagcgCATActcaactactactacttttgTCTGTGTAATAAAGACATATCACTTAATTAATGCGATCACTCCTCTTGCAAGTAATGACTGACAGAGGCtcctcacaagtcaattcataatagaaataaaaataacagtaataagTCAAACCCGTAGCACACTCGCAGCTACATTTGCATGCGTAATAAAGATGTGTCAATTAATGAATGCAATCGCTCCACTTGCAAATAACTAATGACAGAATGACTCCacataagactggaaataatccaaagTGAGAGAAATTGCAGTTATACAGTAGAATAGAAGCAACAGGACAAGCAAACGGGCCGTAACAGGAATGCTCAGTGTGAGCGACACCAGCTGGCACCAGGAGAGGGCGGGGGGAAATCGTACCCAGCGCGCCTAGCAAGGGACAGGACAGGTTTATGTTCAGATACGTTAGCCTCGTCCAGACTCACCGAGTTTAAGATGTCGATCCTCTGCTGAGTCTTGAAGGTATTGAGCTGGAGAAGAACAAGTAAAACGGTCCGTCAATGAGGGAGAGTCTAACCCGGTGGCCCGACACAAGATGGCGTGGTTGTACCTGCAGACAGTAGTCCAGGGCAAAGTGCTGGTAGCATTTGCGGGTGGCGAGCAGCAGGTGGCTGGCCTGCTCGGCATCGGCGGGCTTGTGGCGAGGCACCTGAGCGTTCTTCAGCACCGCCGTCTCTAGATCCTCACCGATGCGCACAAACTCTCTCTTCGTGTCTGCCAGCTGGGGCAGGAACCTCGGAATCATTCAGACaaaccagtcaatcacagccaCGCCATATTTGTGTAGTGTCTGGAGACTGAATAATTTCTCCTCTTTCTCGTAATGTCCGAGGGTATAGACAtttctggttaaaaaaaaaacaaaaaaaaaactgttcacGTCAGATTGTACTCCACCGTTTGCtagcgtgagtgtgtgtgcttgtgttcgACATACTGCTTGCACAGGTTGGTGAGCTGTTGGCTGATGGCTCTCTGGGTCTGATCCAACAACATCTGACAGCAAATAGACCCAGCAGTCAGAAGGACAAAGTGtgactgaatgtgtgtgtgtgtgtgtgtgtgtgtgtgtgtactgactGTGTGGAAGTCGAGCACCTCATGGAGACCTTGCTTAAACTGGCTCAGACAGTTCTGCGTGGGAACAACCAGGACATGAAACAGGTGTTTGGAAGGCTGGGGTGCAAAACAACATGTCCTTACCGTGATGACGCCGTCCTCCTTATGGTGTTCAAAGAGCTCGGCCAGGCTGCCGAGGAACAGCTGATTGGCTACGTTGTACGCTTGTCCCGACTCCACCATCTTACCGCACAGCCTCATCACCTGATTGGTCATATCACATGACAAACACCAATTACAGCGGCCTCCTGATGTTAACAAAAGTAGTAACGATCGGGGtgaaagtagtagtagtggtggtggtggtaatgTAGCAATAAAAATAGTGCTTTGTAGAAAAACAACAGTGTCAGTACAACACATGAAGTATGATAAAGTAAAGTACCAGTACCTTATCCAGCTGTGTCTCCAGCAGAGCAACATCAGCCTCAAAACGTTCCAGGTCCAGTCTGAATAAAAGTAAACAGTGCGACATCAACAGCGCATGCGCATTCAGGAGCGTAAAGTTGAGCGACGGACCCTCCTCACCTGAACTCAGGTGAATCGTTGACACACTTCTCAAAGTCGAGCAGCGACTCCATGTTGTGTGATGGTGGTTAAAAACTTTACGGCGCGATGATGCTCGTGCACAACCCGGATAGCGGCGCCGTGCTGGCCTGCTAGCTCTCACTCATTATATTACCATTCTAAAGTGTAACACGCGCCAAAGGCTAACAAGATAGAATAATGCCTACCGGATAGCTTCACAATCAGTGTCGCGTAGCGTGCACGCAGCTTGCATGTATTACATGTTTCCATAAAAGTTAAACTTGTATTTGGTACAACAGCTGTCCGAATCACAAGAATGTTTACTGAACCCCGCCTCCTGCCCACTTCCTGCTTACTCTTCCGCCTGCAGCGACATCTGGCGACCATGACCGgtaccactgaactctatactactggaagaGGCGTCCttgctgaccgcatgaagccattggtcggccatcttgcttcacccaaaaaagcacacacgcatacacgtacatgtatcttcattcactacatttattatggttcggtattaaaattaacacgaattaacaaaaattccattgaaacagagtaaatttactagactcaaatctcaaaatttccctccagtttaaggtttttcctacctctatggtgtgaaattacaatgcataacaactcaatttcagtgttcacaaggtatttgttatgataaggatctacgtagtaccAAAGTTACCTTttgaagatgatcaggaaagtcaaatattgttttgtcgtaatctaacaggctggtcctgtcgaagttctcctcggtgaaatgacttgaacagagttgtgatctggctgcaggaatccacctgtctctccgcatatttactacacattgctttagaagttgagcattgcagtgtggaaatctaaaggagaataaggggtaatttacaactacttagatgaaaagatgcttacagatttaaagtatctatttttttaactattttttttattatttataagcatttacctacctgtgaaatgtaagtcccttctcgcgactttcacgagtatcacgatttgtgcaattaatagcagcacaagacagCATCTCGAACTCCTTTTAGTTGTTAGGCTTTCTtattttgggtgaaacaacatggcgacttctatacttccggtggcttcaggcctccaatgcacagcaagcgatcggggccattccaggATAGAGTTCAGTGAGCAGTACTGCAGCTGTTTGGTAAACTGAattattaattcaattatttcatAACGCTagtttgtgtatttattattaggTGTAAATGTTGtgattgtatttacagtatataacacaTAACAGCCAACAAGAGGAAGTAAAGAAAACGATTTTATTGGAAAACAAAGTAAATTCATACggtgtgtttatgtgtatgtgtgtctgttgTGTTCAGAAGTCAATAGAAACCAGAATGACGGTGACGTTGTCGGCGCAGCCTCGTCGGACCGCCTCACTGGCCAACTGTTGGCAAGCAGCCTCAAACTGCTCCTCCTTGTCTGTCAACTTCTGGTCAGCACCTCCTTCCTGCAGGAGGAGAGTGTACAGATTTGTTATCATGTCCTTGAATGAAGCAGAAGAATTAACCAGATTTCCTCTTCGTACCTGAAAGAGGTCTAGTACAAATTTGACAGCTTCATCAGCAGAAAAGACTTTGAACAAGCCGTCACAGGCCAAGATGATGAACCTTAGAGGGGACAGGAGACAGTTTTTTGGGAACCTTCTCATCACgcccacgtgtgtgtgtgtgtatgagatgACAACTTGACAAATGTGCCGTGTGTGTGGTTTGCTCTTGCCTGTCACTGGACGTCAGCTGACACCTCCTCAGGTCAGGTGTGGCTATGACGCCACAGCGTTTGTACTGACCGTCTCCAATGGAGCGAGACACCTCAAGGACGCCCAGCACCCTGCCGTCCCTGTGGAGAGACAGGAGGgttgtcttattatgtcatCATTTCCGCTCATAACATGGGTACTCGTAAGAGAAACAACCACATGGAGTGCTGCTGTACCTGACGGTGCCTCCCGCCCTCTGGATCCTCATCCTCTCCTCGTAGATAGTCGGGTTGTGTTCTTTACTGAGCGCCAGCGTCGCTGGCCGCCGTTCCTCTGTGGATCCTCCCTCCGCCTCCATCCGACACAACACCGCCTGCGCACAAACACACGTCAGGACAACTAGCAGGCCCGAGGCAGATAGACCGGGGTGTAACGTGGCCACTGCACTGTACCCTGCTGTCTCCCAGGTTGGCCACGTAGACCACGTCATTCAGCACCAGCATGCATGTCGCCGTGGAGCCGTCTTTCCATGCTGGCTTCCTGAAGGACACGCagtaaacaaagaacaacaaTGGTGGGCAACTTTCTACTTGTTTGTGTGTCCACCAATCAACACACCCGCCCTGGTGCACACTGATGTTAATTAGTCTTACTGGCTAGACGCTTTCTTCAGAAAGTCCTCGTCTGTTTGGCGGAAAGTGTCTatgagacattttttaacaagttTCTCCAGGTTGTCAGTTTCACCTGGAAGAGACGACACATTTGGCCATGAAGGGGACAATGCTGACTGACACAGAATGTCCCAGCTTCTAACCTCGAGGAAACTTCTTAGCCAGGGTTTGGTGAAGATGCTCTGCGGCAAACAGAGACGCTCGAGCCCCGCCGTGGCCGTCGAACACGGCAAAATACGACACCCGAGATCTTGGGGACAAAGACATGCATGAGACATCAGCCAAAGAGAAAGGGTTACATATGAGATGTGTGTAGATGTGTCTCACACTTGACTGGGCAGTGCTGACAAACAGGTGCTCATGTCGGGCAACAGCACGTGAGCGTCCTGCATCTCGTCACGCTCGCCACGCCTCGCCGCCACGTAGCCTCTCAGCAAGGGGaggcctgacacacacacagacgcacagtAACTAAGCCGCCTTATTGTAGCATGCTTCATGACAAGTCCACCAGAGCAAAGGATGCAAACATTGTGACACAGGTGAAAACCTTCTCTACAAACTTTCttgttctcctcctcttcctcttcttttcgAATCGTGGGACACACTTCATCCTCTCGTTTTCGTTTTGCACTCTTCTCTTCTTTGGTGGATGGTGGCAGGACTGCAACAGCCGCTGAGACGACACCTGaccacatataatacacaataaGTTCCAATAGAATCAGCAACCACGTGTCGTAATGCCAATTGAAAGTTTAAACCCCCAAAATAATTCAATTCAGTTACAGTGCACACTTTATGATCTTTGTATGAACCAATAATGAAGTTATTCATTCAAATTAATCTCGCCATCATTAAGACATGAAGTGGCTCCTAACGACAATTCAATTACGTTTCGATTACCTTGTCGGTGTATTGGTAACGGAGCAATCGCCTACAAGTAGTAATCAACGTACCCATCAAAGCCTTCACTCACCGGCCTGAGTTGGCTCCGGCAGGTCGTCAAACAGATCCATTCTGACTGCTTAGCGCCACAGCTAGCCACCTAGCCTAGCCTAGGTTAGCTTAGCCGAGCCTGGTTGCTTCTCTGGAACGCCGCAGTCTTGGGAGCTCCCGGGGAAAGCAGGTGAGGTTTGCTGACAGCCACAAGTATGTGAAATATTACTAGGTAACAATTGCACTAGAGTTGAACTTCAATAAGTACTTGTAGTTAAATATTGATTGTCTTAAGGTTGAGCGACAGCTTTGCCCCAAACAGGAGGGGTCGTCTTCTTCATTATCTGTTATGACGAGTCCACCAACGAAAAAGAGCCTGAGCGCCCCCCCATGTGTTGGCCTGTGTATTGCACTTCCTCAACgtcatttattatttagtaaacactttgaaatattaagaatatTCGGAGCATGTCAACTAATTCCTCAGAGGCCTTTACACTTATATAACATTATCCTTTAGTTtactattttctttttcttctttcatcttttttagttttacagcTAGATGAACTAGGGAAATATTATACAAAACCttaaattaaaacacaaaaacaaccagACAATGCATCTTGTatcattctttttttgtttaatttttcaaTAATGTCTTCGTTTGCGATGATACTTCTAGTACATGATGCATTAAGATGGAAGTGTCTCAGATAAGGCGCAAACATtagcaaacacaaaacagaaataaaGAGTGCAAATTGAGAGCACATTTCAACATGGCTGACAAACTGCCGCCATCACTTGGTTATGACATCACCCCACCCCAGGGTCTCTGGCTGATTAGCAGGCTGATGGATAGAAACTGAGGAAAATGTCGAATGTCAGGTAAGCCGATCCCTCACACAGCGAGTCCTTTCTAACATGTCCACTTGTTTATCGCCATCAGCGACAACCGACTTACGTTACAGTACTGTGTTTTTGTGCAGACTTTCACACAGTACACTTAAAACATGTACCTTGTGCTGCGATGCCATTCAAGAAGCAGACTGAACAGAAAACAGGGGAGCGTTCACAAACGGTGGATGTACAGTCCCAAAAGTGGACGGCGGCGTGGACTGGCAATGATGGGCGAGTTGCCTCCATCAAATGAAAGAATGGCGACACAAACAACAAAGCATGCATCACAATTCAGCTGTCAGGTGGATTTATTGATATCTGTGCGCTCACTTTTAGGCGGCTTCACATGCAAATAGTCtgctttttccccccctctTGCAACAAGAAAAACCTTTTGAGTGCCGAAGCGTCACGTGTCAGCCGAGGCGGGCTGATGGGAGGTTACTCAAAGGTCATTTAACCTTTTCTGAAAGGCATACCATCTCTAAAGTACGACGGCGTATTAGGGACATATTGGGG is drawn from Dunckerocampus dactyliophorus isolate RoL2022-P2 chromosome 12, RoL_Ddac_1.1, whole genome shotgun sequence and contains these coding sequences:
- the ilkap gene encoding integrin-linked kinase-associated serine/threonine phosphatase 2C isoform X1; translated protein: MDLFDDLPEPTQAGVVSAAVAVLPPSTKEEKSAKRKREDEVCPTIRKEEEEEENKKVCREGLPLLRGYVAARRGERDEMQDAHVLLPDMSTCLSALPSQVSRVSYFAVFDGHGGARASLFAAEHLHQTLAKKFPRGETDNLEKLVKKCLIDTFRQTDEDFLKKASSQKPAWKDGSTATCMLVLNDVVYVANLGDSRAVLCRMEAEGGSTEERRPATLALSKEHNPTIYEERMRIQRAGGTVRDGRVLGVLEVSRSIGDGQYKRCGVIATPDLRRCQLTSSDRFIILACDGLFKVFSADEAVKFVLDLFQEGGADQKLTDKEEQFEAACQQLASEAVRRGCADNVTVILVSIDF
- the ilkap gene encoding integrin-linked kinase-associated serine/threonine phosphatase 2C isoform X2; amino-acid sequence: MQDAHVLLPDMSTCLSALPSQVSRVSYFAVFDGHGGARASLFAAEHLHQTLAKKFPRGETDNLEKLVKKCLIDTFRQTDEDFLKKASSQKPAWKDGSTATCMLVLNDVVYVANLGDSRAVLCRMEAEGGSTEERRPATLALSKEHNPTIYEERMRIQRAGGTVRDGRVLGVLEVSRSIGDGQYKRCGVIATPDLRRCQLTSSDRFIILACDGLFKVFSADEAVKFVLDLFQEGGADQKLTDKEEQFEAACQQLASEAVRRGCADNVTVILVSIDF